In Silene latifolia isolate original U9 population chromosome X, ASM4854445v1, whole genome shotgun sequence, the following proteins share a genomic window:
- the LOC141618180 gene encoding uncharacterized protein LOC141618180, translating to MKGGSRMQWQMNNFWDAVDECGLRDLPYEGYEFTFDNGQGGDVNRQCRLDRAMVTGTWSDNFPYAKLFHLDREWSDHAPIKVLLNGRGDSDGRAPKRFRFEQIWVGQDGCEEAVKRAWDYGDVELMSTLQQCASELQKWKGVSIGKVMRDLKNKRARLKTLNEGGRSIKEVNVRRKIVKEIAELLRQEECFWRQRSRALWLRDGDRNTKIFHQKVSQRKEKNHIAKLEDERGRVISDTQGMAACAVRYFRGLFTSSRPENFDHLLAGIEGRVTNAMNEALREEYRGEEVAEALNQMHPLKAP from the coding sequence ATGAAAGGGGGTTCGCGTATGCAGTGGCAAATGAATAATTTTTGGGATGCGGTAGATGAGTGTGGTTTGCGTGACCTCCCATATGAGGGGTATGAATTCACGTTTGATAATGGGCAAGGGGGTGATGTAAATAGGCAATGTCGACTAGACCGAGCTATGGTTACTGGGACATGGTCGGATAATTTTCCCTATGCCAAACTCTTTCACCTTGACCGGGAATGGTCCGACCATGCACCTATAAAGGTCCTTCTTAACGGGCGTGGGGACTCGGATGGGAGGGCTCCAAAGCGGTTTCGATTCGAACAAATATGGGTAGGACAAGACGGATGTGAAGAAGCTGTGAAGAGGGCGTGGGATTATGGGGATGTTGAGCTGATGTCCACGCTCCAACAATGTGCGAGTGAGCTGCAAAAATGGAAGGGTGTTAGCATTGGGAAAGTTATGCGAGACTTGAAGAATAAGAGGGCACGGCTAAAAACTTTGAATGAAGGAGGCAGGTCCATAAAAGAAGTCAATGTGCGACGAAAAATTGTCAAAGAAATTGCGGAATTACTTCGACAGGAGGAGTGTTTTTGGAGGCAAAGATCTAGAGCTCTCTGGCTTCGGGATGGCGATAGGAACACAAAAATTTTTCACCAAAAGGTGAGTCAGAGGAAGGAGAAAAATCATATTGCGAAGCTGGAGGATGAGCGGGGGCGAGTGATAAGTGATACGCAGGGCATGGCAGCATGTGCGGTGCGCTATTTTCGAGGCCTTTTCACATCCTCTCGGCCGGAGAACTTTGATCATTTGCTAGCAGGAATTGAGGGGAGAGTTACGAATGCGATGAATGAGGCCTTACGGGAGGAATATAGAGGGGAGGAGGTGGCTGAGGCGCTGAACCAGATGCACCCATTGAAAGCCCCTTGA